The Thiothrix subterranea genome has a segment encoding these proteins:
- a CDS encoding carboxymuconolactone decarboxylase family protein, translating into MVDNDFIASLKRARTYGLGEFLEIIGELSQESTKKGALDRKHKELITLGIALAKDCHRCIDIHTQAALKLGATDTEMLQVRRVALYSQASPEHHNTELWKAWVDSWREFSLSKGCIDRRCRELVGLGIALVQQDARLIDMHVKAAREFGASPEEIFEVMPIALLMDGAPALSQIPQLVHAIEQSEPVETAA; encoded by the coding sequence ATGGTAGATAACGACTTCATCGCCTCACTCAAACGCGCACGCACTTACGGGCTAGGCGAATTTTTGGAAATTATTGGTGAGCTTTCGCAAGAAAGTACCAAAAAAGGCGCACTGGATCGCAAGCATAAAGAGTTGATTACGCTAGGCATTGCCCTCGCTAAAGACTGCCATCGCTGCATCGACATTCACACCCAAGCCGCCCTCAAACTCGGTGCAACCGATACCGAGATGCTGCAAGTCCGCCGCGTGGCACTTTACTCGCAAGCCAGCCCTGAACATCACAACACCGAACTCTGGAAAGCGTGGGTCGATTCATGGCGTGAATTTTCCCTCAGCAAAGGCTGCATTGATCGCCGTTGCCGCGAATTGGTCGGTCTAGGCATTGCTTTGGTGCAACAAGACGCCCGATTGATTGATATGCACGTCAAAGCTGCTCGCGAATTTGGCGCAAGCCCGGAAGAAATCTTCGAGGTCATGCCGATTGCATTGCTGATGGACGGCGCACCCGCGCTATCGCAAATCCCACAGTTGGTACATGCCATCGAACAATCCGAACCCGTTGAGACCGCTGCCTGA